CTGAGGACTAATTGCTTTATGACCTATATCCATTAGCGTGTTGACCAAACCGCTATCGGCATTGTAGACAAATATTAGTTTCATATTTCTCAAGTTACAGATTTTTTATGTAAAGAATGAATATTAACACCAATCCCGAAATTCAAGAATTTCTACATAAATACGATTGCGATGCCTACTCTTAGACGAACAAGGACTCGTTAAACTACAAAGGGCTGACTTTTATAAGACTATAAACAATGCCGACAGCTACCCACAGTTGAATTGATTGAATGGTTGGAAAAAGAAAGATAAGATGATAGTGATGGCAACCCTGAAACTAATACTGCATTAGTTATCCGTAAGCCAGAGAAATTGATGGCGAGAGACGCGTCGCCGTAGGGCGCAAGTCCAATCGCCATGTTGATAGAAATGGAATATCAGGGGTATTAAGAAAATGATGCGATCGCTGCTGGTTGAATTAACTTTTGAATTATGAATAATTTATTACAACAGTTAACTAAAACGTTTTACAAGTACCAAAAGCGCAACTCTTATGTGGTTTTGTGTGATTCGATTGCATCTGCTAACGAACTAGCTTTCATGTTGGATGGAGAATGGGACAATTGTAACAGCATTACCTTAGCTACTTATGACCGAGTAGCCGTCTCTTCAGCAGCAGCTTTAATAGGTGCTAAATGGTGTTGTTGTGGAGACAGCGTAGCTCTATTGCCCAAAGTAGCAGAAAAAGTATTGCTAGAACGTTACAAGAAAGGAGAAAGATATTTTATCAATGCTAATTTAAGATGTTCTCTTCTTTCAAAGCAGTGCTTAAAAGATGCAAGTTTGAGTCATGCTTTCCTCAATGAAGCTGACCTGACTGAAATAGACTTAAGCAATGCTGATTTGTCAGCAGCAGATGCTAGTGGAGCTAATTTGACAAGAGCTAATCTGACCAAGGCAAACTTGTTGAGGACGAACCTAAGTGGAGCTAATTTGACAAGTGCCAACCTTAAAGGAGCGAGATTACAGAAAGCTTGTTTGAAGGAGGCAAATTTAAGTGGTGCTAACTTAGATGGTGCAGATTTAACAAGAGCAGATTTAAGAGGAGCAGAGTTGAATAACATTTCACTCAATGGAGCGAATTTAACAGGAACACTGCTAACAGTTGAACAGTTGCCAAGTTAAAAAGTTTTTTTGAATAATAAAATGACTTCGCCCTAGTAATTAGTTATTAGTAATCAATTGGAACTAAAAACTAAAAACTAAAAACTAAATACTTTGAAAAACTAAATGCTAAGTACTAATAACTTTTTGATAAAAAGTGTATTCTCCCAAATTAAACTCGACCGAGAATTTAGCTAATTGCCATGACTGTTGAAGAATTAATACGGCCAAATCCCCAATAGATAAAGAACTATTCCCTTGCACTTCAGGCGTTATGGCACGACTATCAGAGTGATTGGAACAGTTCTCATAAATTAATCGACCATGAGAGCGATCGCTTTTGCCATTTTTAAAATATCTAAATACGGGAACACTAAAACTATCCTATCTACGACAAAGATTGAATGTCTGGCTTTAGTTATTATGATGCAATTTTAGAACTAGCCAACTCAATCAATTCCTGTAACTTTTCTGCTCCAATATATCCAATTATTTCCAACAAATTTTCATCCGTAATCGTGCCTTGAGAAAGAATTCCCGCACGCCAATGGTTGATATTATCATAAATATTAGGGTCGAATTGAGCGGAGGAAACGCTCCCGTCTAGGGAGCTTGTTCCACTCCGCTGTTGAGCAGCATTTGTTTCTATGTATTGTTGAAGTTCGTGAGCTAAAGCAAAGACAAGATTTGACTGGTTTCGGTTTTGAGCGGAGGAAACGGCGAGGTTTCCTCGCCATGTTCCACTCCGCTGTTGAGAACGAGAATATTCGTTTTCCACAATTAATAATGAATTAGATTAGTAATTATCATTTTTACTGAATATATTACTTCTTTGTCTAAAAATTTTAGACAATTTTGATTGTCGGGCGATCGGCGAAGCCATGCCGTAGGCTTATGACTGATTAATTTAAGTTAAACTAATAACATCGAGAAGCAAGAGGACATTTAAAATATTTAGGATTTCTAACAGTACAAATTTTAGCTCCAAAGTCCAATAGAGTTAAATTCCAATGTCTTACTTCTTTATCTGGTGCAATGGTTTCGGCTGCACCAGATAAAATCTTACAGCAAGATTTAACTCGTCCTCCTTTAATGCCAAAAAACCTCTCTAAAACACGGGCAACGTTAGTATCCATTACTGCTGCTGGTCGGTTAAAAGCTTGTGAAAGTATCGCCCTGGCTGTATATTTGTCGATACCTGGGAG
This DNA window, taken from Pleurocapsa sp. FMAR1, encodes the following:
- a CDS encoding pentapeptide repeat-containing protein yields the protein MNNLLQQLTKTFYKYQKRNSYVVLCDSIASANELAFMLDGEWDNCNSITLATYDRVAVSSAAALIGAKWCCCGDSVALLPKVAEKVLLERYKKGERYFINANLRCSLLSKQCLKDASLSHAFLNEADLTEIDLSNADLSAADASGANLTRANLTKANLLRTNLSGANLTSANLKGARLQKACLKEANLSGANLDGADLTRADLRGAELNNISLNGANLTGTLLTVEQLPS